In a genomic window of Candidatus Omnitrophota bacterium:
- a CDS encoding phosphoenolpyruvate carboxykinase (GTP), with product MEKIPTTNKKLLDWVNKMAKLCGPQDIVWIDGTEEQKLALEKQSVSSGDLIRLNQEKLPGCFLHRTAHDDVARTEHLTFICTKKKHDAGPNNNWMSPALAYRKAKAIFKGAMAGRTMYVIPFSMGPVGSPFSKIGVELTDSRYVVLNMLIMTRCGEPVLRQLEKDDGFTKCLHSKAQLDIKKRLILHFPEDNTIWSVGSGYGGNVLLGKKCLSLRIASFIARKEKWMAEHMLIMGIEEPNGHVEYIAAAFPSACGKTNMAMMIPPEGLKNKGYRIWTVGDDISWMRVDSDGSLWAINPETGFFGVAPGTNSKANPNMVETIKKDTIYTNVLLRPDNTVWWEGADGEVPSQGIDWKGHSWKPNTLDTQGKVVKGAHPNSRFTTPITNCPSASFRLEQHHGVPISAIVFGGRREHVAPLVYESFNWQHGVFVGSTMGSELTAAQVGKLGQVRRDPMAMLPFCGYNMAEYFQHWLNMGKLMAKQPKIFHVNWFRTDGQGKFLWPGFCENLRILEWILDRCNNKVNAMQTPIGYLPYPFDIDLTGLNLAEGALEKLFKINKEEWLEELKGVNKFFGDFKKDLPKELWNEYYALLERFKRYGQ from the coding sequence ATGGAAAAAATTCCTACAACCAATAAAAAACTCCTCGATTGGGTAAATAAAATGGCCAAGCTTTGCGGTCCGCAGGATATCGTCTGGATCGACGGCACCGAAGAGCAAAAATTAGCTTTGGAAAAACAATCGGTAAGCTCCGGTGACTTGATCCGTTTGAACCAGGAAAAGCTGCCGGGTTGTTTTTTGCACCGCACTGCCCATGATGATGTGGCCCGGACTGAACACCTGACTTTTATCTGTACTAAGAAAAAACACGATGCCGGGCCGAATAATAACTGGATGTCGCCTGCTTTGGCATATCGAAAAGCCAAGGCAATATTTAAAGGCGCTATGGCCGGCAGGACAATGTATGTCATTCCTTTCTCGATGGGGCCGGTGGGTTCTCCTTTTAGTAAGATCGGAGTAGAGCTGACTGATTCCCGGTACGTAGTCTTGAATATGTTAATTATGACCCGTTGCGGAGAGCCGGTTTTAAGGCAGCTTGAAAAAGACGACGGTTTTACCAAATGCCTTCACTCTAAAGCCCAATTAGATATCAAGAAGAGATTAATTTTACATTTTCCGGAGGATAATACTATTTGGAGCGTAGGTTCCGGTTACGGCGGAAATGTCCTTTTGGGCAAAAAATGCCTTTCGCTGCGGATTGCCAGTTTTATCGCCAGGAAAGAAAAGTGGATGGCTGAACATATGCTGATTATGGGTATTGAGGAGCCCAACGGCCATGTTGAATATATTGCCGCGGCTTTTCCCAGCGCTTGCGGAAAAACAAACATGGCGATGATGATTCCTCCGGAAGGGCTTAAAAATAAGGGTTACCGCATTTGGACCGTGGGCGATGATATTTCCTGGATGCGGGTTGATTCCGACGGTTCGCTTTGGGCGATTAATCCGGAAACAGGTTTTTTTGGAGTTGCTCCCGGGACAAACTCAAAAGCAAATCCAAATATGGTCGAGACTATAAAAAAAGATACTATTTATACAAACGTTCTTTTACGGCCGGATAATACGGTTTGGTGGGAGGGCGCTGACGGAGAAGTGCCCAGCCAAGGTATCGATTGGAAAGGCCATTCCTGGAAACCAAACACTTTGGATACCCAAGGCAAAGTGGTTAAAGGCGCCCATCCTAATTCGCGTTTTACCACCCCGATTACTAACTGTCCTTCGGCATCATTTCGCCTGGAGCAGCATCACGGTGTGCCGATTTCGGCGATTGTTTTTGGAGGAAGGCGGGAGCATGTCGCTCCGCTGGTTTATGAATCATTTAATTGGCAGCATGGTGTGTTTGTCGGCTCGACGATGGGTTCAGAGTTAACTGCCGCCCAAGTTGGTAAACTGGGGCAGGTACGCCGGGACCCGATGGCGATGCTTCCTTTCTGCGGCTATAATATGGCGGAATATTTTCAGCATTGGTTAAATATGGGTAAGCTGATGGCCAAGCAGCCAAAGATCTTCCATGTGAACTGGTTTCGCACGGATGGTCAGGGTAAGTTTTTATGGCCGGGATTCTGCGAAAATTTAAGGATCTTAGAATGGATATTGGACCGCTGTAATAATAAAGTAAACGCGATGCAAACTCCGATCGGGTATCTTCCTTACCCGTTTGATATTGACCTGACCGGCCTTAATCTTGCCGAGGGGGCGCTGGAGAAATTATTTAAGATCAATAAGGAGGAGTGGCTGGAGGAATTAAAAGGGGTGAATAAATTCTTTGGTGATTTTAAGAAGGACCTGCCCAAAGAGTTATGGAATGAGTATTATGCCTTATTGGAGAGGTTTAAGCGTTATGGGCAGTAA
- a CDS encoding MFS transporter produces the protein MVGTTIEFYDFYIYATAAVSVFPLLFFPKTDAGAALLASMATFGVAFVARPIGSVVFGHFGDRIGRKATLVGSLLTMGIATFLIGLLPTVMCIGLLAPVLLTILRFCQGLGLGGEWSGAALLAAENAKEGKRAWAAMWPQLGAPFGFILANGFFLLLTMFFNYNSIEASLQSDFLVWGWRIPFLASVVMVAVGLYVRFKLDETPVFARALARGEKLKTPLAVAMKHHLKKLLQGAFIMLATYGLFYLMTTWILSYAIGSTELGFLGIGYRGFLVLQLLSVLLFAGMIPVAGWLADKYGRRGFLLLVTAAIILFGLTFKFFLDPAVMGTGNGANMGLMLIFLCIGMALMGLTFGPMSAVLPELFPTNVRYTGSGISYNISSILGAALTPFAAVWLARNYGVGAVGVYLSALGILTFIALWFSKETKHTSLDMAEERKAAVGIETTSP, from the coding sequence ATGGTCGGCACGACGATCGAGTTCTACGATTTTTACATCTATGCTACTGCTGCCGTTTCGGTATTCCCGCTTCTTTTCTTTCCGAAGACTGACGCGGGAGCGGCGCTTCTTGCGTCCATGGCGACTTTTGGTGTTGCTTTTGTGGCGCGGCCGATTGGCTCGGTGGTATTTGGGCATTTTGGGGATCGAATCGGCCGGAAAGCAACTCTTGTCGGGTCGCTTTTGACTATGGGGATCGCCACATTCCTTATCGGTCTGTTGCCTACAGTTATGTGCATCGGTTTGCTGGCTCCTGTGTTACTGACGATTTTACGTTTCTGCCAAGGGCTTGGGCTTGGCGGAGAATGGTCGGGTGCTGCGCTTTTGGCGGCTGAAAACGCAAAAGAGGGCAAAAGAGCCTGGGCTGCGATGTGGCCGCAATTAGGCGCGCCATTCGGTTTTATTCTGGCCAACGGTTTCTTTTTGCTGCTTACCATGTTTTTTAACTACAATTCTATCGAGGCTTCTTTGCAAAGTGATTTCCTTGTTTGGGGTTGGCGGATTCCGTTTTTGGCTTCAGTGGTAATGGTGGCAGTGGGGTTGTATGTGCGATTTAAGCTTGATGAGACGCCGGTGTTTGCGCGGGCCTTGGCTCGCGGCGAAAAACTTAAAACACCCTTGGCCGTTGCGATGAAGCATCATCTTAAGAAACTTCTGCAAGGTGCTTTTATTATGCTTGCTACGTACGGTTTGTTTTATTTGATGACCACTTGGATACTCTCCTACGCCATCGGGTCAACAGAGCTGGGTTTTTTAGGCATTGGTTACCGCGGTTTTCTGGTGCTGCAGCTTCTTTCCGTGCTTTTATTCGCGGGGATGATTCCGGTTGCCGGTTGGCTGGCGGATAAGTACGGCCGCCGCGGCTTTCTTTTGTTGGTGACCGCTGCCATTATCCTGTTTGGTTTAACATTTAAATTTTTTCTTGATCCTGCGGTTATGGGAACAGGGAACGGGGCGAATATGGGGCTTATGCTGATTTTCTTGTGCATTGGCATGGCGCTAATGGGCCTGACTTTTGGCCCGATGTCAGCAGTCCTGCCAGAGCTGTTTCCCACGAATGTGCGCTATACCGGTTCGGGTATTTCCTATAATATTTCCTCTATTTTGGGCGCTGCTTTGACTCCGTTTGCGGCTGTCTGGCTTGCCCGGAATTATGGAGTTGGCGCTGTCGGAGTATATCTTTCGGCGCTTGGAATATTGACATTTATTGCTTTGTGGTTTTCCAAAGAAACCAAACACACTAGCCTTGATATGGCGGAGGAAAGAAAAGCTGCTGTTGGCATTGAAACAACCTCGCCGTAG
- a CDS encoding NYN domain-containing protein, translating to MSLQYIIDGYNLINNPHFRPAVKLPANVCHCLADFIKLNKLTGSKNNTLTLIFDGYPPAGQDIPQEAGLVCLFSRMIEADELIKQVVEKSACPRNIVVVSDDKEVQLMSRFLHARSCGVEEFICGKKNKKLNPAIGSDAADFKLTYSAMQKINAELKKKWLE from the coding sequence ATGTCCTTACAGTACATCATCGACGGATACAATCTCATAAATAACCCGCACTTTAGGCCCGCTGTAAAACTACCTGCGAATGTCTGTCATTGCCTGGCTGATTTTATCAAATTAAACAAGTTAACCGGCAGTAAAAATAATACCCTTACCCTTATTTTTGATGGTTATCCTCCGGCCGGTCAGGATATTCCTCAAGAAGCCGGCCTGGTTTGTTTATTTTCGCGGATGATTGAGGCGGATGAATTGATCAAGCAGGTAGTTGAAAAGTCAGCTTGCCCCAGAAATATTGTCGTAGTTTCGGATGACAAGGAAGTGCAATTAATGAGCAGGTTTTTACACGCTCGGTCCTGTGGTGTGGAGGAATTTATCTGTGGTAAGAAAAATAAGAAGCTGAATCCTGCCATAGGATCGGATGCAGCTGATTTCAAGTTGACTTATTCCGCAATGCAGAAAATAAACGCGGAGTTAAAGAAAAAATGGCTGGAATAA
- the def gene encoding peptide deformylase — MPETKLKIRIFGDPVLRKKAKPLNRVSAEYREILSQMAGFMYEGAGIGLAAPQIGISVQLIVVDIGEGLYKLVNPKIVKRLGSQAIQEGCLSVPGVCIKVKRARQVWVQAKDENNNSVKIQAKDLFACVLQHEIDHLKGKLIVDYASFLEKLRIKRKLAALKTSVKACKLQL, encoded by the coding sequence ATGCCAGAAACAAAATTAAAAATTAGAATATTCGGCGACCCTGTTTTACGAAAAAAGGCAAAGCCGCTCAACCGGGTTAGTGCTGAATACCGGGAGATTTTAAGCCAAATGGCCGGCTTCATGTACGAAGGAGCCGGTATTGGTTTGGCTGCTCCGCAAATTGGCATAAGCGTGCAATTAATTGTCGTAGACATCGGAGAAGGGCTTTATAAATTAGTTAATCCTAAGATTGTCAAGAGGCTGGGGTCGCAGGCTATTCAAGAAGGATGTTTGAGTGTGCCCGGAGTTTGCATAAAGGTCAAGCGCGCCCGCCAAGTCTGGGTGCAAGCCAAAGATGAAAATAATAATTCGGTAAAAATCCAGGCCAAGGATCTTTTTGCCTGTGTTTTACAGCATGAGATTGATCATTTGAAAGGCAAGCTGATAGTTGATTATGCGTCATTCCTAGAGAAGTTAAGGATCAAAAGAAAACTGGCGGCGTTAAAAACAAGTGTTAAAGCCTGCAAATTACAGCTTTAA
- a CDS encoding phosphoribosylaminoimidazolesuccinocarboxamide synthase, with translation MGSNVLLKTEFRDLKLFRRGKVRDVYDLGDKLLIVSTDRISCFDVVLPCGIPDKGKVLTGISEFWFDFIKDIIPHHLITTDIDKYPLNLKKYKSDLAGRSMLVLKTKPLPVECVVRGYLCGSAWKEYQKKQSVCGISLPKGLRESDKLPEAIFTPSTKADVGHDQNVDQEYVEDLVGADIATNLKKISIAVYRRAGDYALQKGIIIADTKFEFGIYNGRLIIIDEVLTPDSSRFWPLDEYQPGHPQPSFDKQFVRDYLETLDWDKAPPAPALPEEIIDRTREKYLDAYRKLTTKSI, from the coding sequence ATGGGCAGTAACGTCCTTTTAAAAACCGAGTTTAGGGATTTAAAACTTTTTCGCCGCGGTAAAGTCAGGGATGTTTATGATTTAGGGGATAAACTTTTAATTGTTTCTACTGACCGCATATCCTGTTTTGACGTAGTCCTGCCTTGCGGGATACCGGATAAGGGTAAGGTCTTAACCGGCATATCTGAATTTTGGTTTGATTTTATCAAAGATATAATCCCGCACCACCTAATTACTACCGATATAGATAAATATCCTCTTAACTTGAAAAAATATAAATCGGATTTAGCCGGACGCTCGATGCTGGTTTTAAAAACCAAGCCTTTGCCGGTTGAGTGCGTTGTGAGGGGGTATCTTTGCGGGTCAGCCTGGAAAGAATATCAAAAAAAACAATCAGTTTGCGGTATCAGCCTGCCTAAGGGTTTAAGGGAATCGGATAAGCTGCCGGAAGCCATATTTACCCCGTCGACTAAGGCGGATGTCGGGCATGATCAAAATGTTGATCAGGAATATGTTGAGGATTTAGTAGGAGCGGATATTGCCACGAACCTGAAGAAAATAAGTATCGCTGTTTACCGGCGGGCCGGCGATTATGCTTTGCAAAAAGGGATTATTATTGCCGATACCAAGTTTGAGTTTGGCATATATAACGGCCGCTTGATTATTATCGATGAGGTGCTTACCCCGGATTCATCGCGTTTCTGGCCGCTGGATGAATATCAGCCGGGCCACCCCCAGCCGAGTTTTGATAAACAATTTGTGCGGGATTACCTTGAGACTCTGGATTGGGATAAGGCCCCGCCTGCTCCGGCGCTACCCGAAGAAATAATCGATAGAACAAGGGAAAAATACCTGGACGCTTACCGGAAATTAACCACAAAATCAATATAA
- a CDS encoding aspartate 1-decarboxylase, with protein sequence MLRTMLKSKIHRATVTEANLYYEGSITIDADLIRAADILEHEKVEVLNLNNGQRIETYVIKGKPGSGVICLNGPAARASCPGDIVIIVSYASVEDRETKSLKPKIIKVNARNKIKN encoded by the coding sequence ATGTTAAGGACGATGTTAAAATCAAAGATTCACCGGGCAACCGTAACAGAGGCCAATCTTTATTACGAAGGCAGCATTACTATTGATGCCGATTTAATCCGGGCAGCCGATATCCTGGAGCATGAAAAAGTTGAGGTATTGAACCTTAATAACGGCCAGCGTATTGAAACTTATGTGATTAAAGGTAAGCCCGGAAGCGGGGTAATCTGCCTGAATGGGCCGGCAGCCCGCGCCTCCTGCCCCGGGGACATAGTGATTATTGTTTCGTATGCATCGGTAGAAGATAGGGAAACCAAATCCTTAAAGCCCAAGATTATTAAAGTAAATGCCAGAAACAAAATTAAAAATTAG
- the trxB gene encoding thioredoxin-disulfide reductase, translating into MHDLIIIGGGPAGLTAAIYAGRSRLDTLLIEKMALGGRILMSETIENYPGFPGGISTHELTGRMETQVKELGVKIINDEVVDLDCLKKTIKVTNGDYQACAIIIASGARPRKLNIPGEEKYTGRGVSYCATCDGPFFKKKKVVIIGGGNAVAEEAIYLSRFASSVSVIHRRQDLRAALILQEKMQENKKINFILSSVVTQIKGSQKVEAVTIKDVLSGKEKDFGCDGVFIYIGYEPETTFLKGKLEMDEAGFMVTDENMATSVEGVFACGDCRKKGLYQVINACADGAVAADSAYKFIAGRGK; encoded by the coding sequence ATGCATGATTTAATTATTATCGGAGGCGGGCCGGCGGGATTAACCGCGGCTATCTATGCCGGGCGCAGCCGGCTGGATACATTGTTGATTGAAAAGATGGCGCTCGGCGGCAGGATCCTGATGAGTGAAACTATCGAAAATTATCCGGGTTTTCCCGGAGGGATTTCTACGCATGAACTGACCGGGCGTATGGAAACCCAGGTTAAAGAGTTGGGGGTAAAAATCATAAACGATGAGGTGGTGGATCTAGATTGCCTTAAAAAAACAATCAAGGTCACAAACGGGGATTATCAAGCCTGCGCGATTATTATTGCCAGCGGAGCCAGGCCGCGTAAATTAAATATACCGGGTGAAGAAAAATATACCGGCAGGGGTGTCTCTTATTGCGCTACCTGCGATGGGCCTTTTTTTAAAAAAAAGAAGGTGGTCATTATTGGAGGAGGAAATGCGGTTGCCGAAGAAGCGATATATTTGAGCCGTTTTGCCAGTTCGGTGAGCGTGATTCACCGCCGCCAGGATCTGCGGGCTGCCCTGATACTTCAGGAAAAAATGCAGGAGAATAAAAAAATAAATTTTATTTTAAGCAGCGTAGTTACGCAGATCAAGGGATCGCAGAAGGTGGAGGCGGTTACAATCAAAGATGTTTTAAGCGGCAAAGAAAAGGATTTTGGCTGTGACGGAGTTTTTATCTACATTGGCTATGAGCCGGAAACGACTTTCTTAAAAGGCAAGTTAGAAATGGATGAAGCCGGATTTATGGTTACTGATGAAAATATGGCTACTTCTGTGGAAGGGGTATTTGCTTGCGGCGATTGCCGTAAAAAAGGGCTATATCAGGTGATCAATGCTTGTGCTGATGGGGCAGTGGCAGCTGACTCCGCCTATAAGTTTATTGCCGGCAGGGGTAAATAG
- a CDS encoding NYN domain-containing protein, with protein sequence MNQNENNYAFIDSQNLNLAIRDQGWELDFKRFRQYLKDTLDITKAFIFIGFVPTNQSLYTSLQQKGYILIFKPTLRLPDGKVKGNTDAELVLHAMLEYPNYDKAVIVTGDGDCYCLIKHLKKQGKLKRLIIPNQLKYSSLLREFAPDMLFMNGLKDKLRYK encoded by the coding sequence ATGAACCAAAACGAAAATAATTATGCTTTCATAGACAGCCAGAATCTTAACCTAGCTATCCGGGACCAGGGCTGGGAATTGGATTTTAAAAGATTCAGGCAGTATTTAAAAGACACGCTTGATATAACGAAGGCTTTTATTTTCATAGGCTTTGTTCCTACTAACCAAAGCCTTTATACCTCTCTGCAACAAAAAGGTTATATCTTGATCTTCAAACCTACCTTACGTCTACCAGATGGGAAAGTAAAAGGTAATACGGATGCAGAATTAGTGCTGCATGCTATGCTGGAATATCCTAACTACGACAAGGCCGTCATCGTTACCGGGGATGGGGATTGCTACTGTCTGATTAAGCATCTTAAGAAACAAGGCAAATTAAAGCGGCTAATCATACCTAACCAGCTTAAATACTCTTCTCTTCTGCGCGAATTTGCCCCAGATATGCTTTTTATGAATGGCTTGAAGGATAAACTGCGGTATAAATGA
- a CDS encoding lysylphosphatidylglycerol synthase transmembrane domain-containing protein yields the protein MMKFKSTLSLLLRIGVSIVLLVLLFKFNKIDVYALLGDIKGADKMFLFIGFVVYFLIYLFGFFRWRMLLRAAGFDIPLKRLVSAFSGGVFFSIFLPSTIGGDLVRAVDLAGHTNKAKEVIATVFLDRFSGYIGLVFVIIPSLLLGRNLVLDKVVFTSVSVIVILLVAILLILFNNSIYSRISRFLTVPNAGKIRETIKDMHREIHIFRNHKKMILFNLALSFLIQALCPVCVYFIGLSLGIKINFIYFLIFLPIISAITLLPIAIGGLGLREGLFVVYFAKAGVIKQLALAMSLLSFSFVVFYGAIGGLIYVLTVHHRRIQSHK from the coding sequence ATGATGAAGTTTAAAAGCACATTATCTCTCTTATTAAGAATTGGCGTAAGTATTGTACTTTTAGTCCTTTTGTTTAAGTTTAACAAAATCGATGTCTATGCTTTGCTCGGGGATATAAAAGGCGCGGATAAAATGTTTTTATTTATTGGCTTTGTGGTGTATTTCCTTATTTATCTTTTTGGTTTTTTCCGTTGGCGGATGCTGCTTAGGGCAGCGGGATTTGATATTCCTTTAAAGAGGCTGGTGAGTGCATTTTCCGGAGGTGTTTTTTTTAGCATTTTTTTACCTTCGACTATCGGAGGAGACCTGGTTAGGGCGGTTGACCTTGCCGGGCATACCAATAAGGCAAAGGAAGTCATTGCCACGGTTTTTTTGGATAGATTCAGCGGCTATATCGGCTTGGTGTTTGTAATCATACCTTCTTTATTGCTGGGCAGGAATTTGGTCTTAGATAAAGTTGTTTTTACTTCTGTTTCCGTTATTGTAATTTTGCTGGTAGCTATCCTGTTAATCCTATTTAATAATTCTATTTATTCCAGGATTAGCAGGTTTTTAACGGTGCCTAACGCGGGAAAAATAAGAGAGACAATCAAAGATATGCACCGGGAAATCCATATCTTTCGCAACCATAAAAAGATGATCCTCTTTAATTTAGCCCTTTCATTTCTAATCCAGGCTCTTTGCCCGGTCTGCGTTTATTTTATCGGGCTCTCTTTAGGGATAAAAATAAATTTTATTTATTTCCTCATCTTTTTACCGATTATCAGCGCGATTACCCTGCTTCCTATTGCCATAGGAGGGCTGGGCTTAAGGGAAGGCCTGTTTGTGGTTTATTTTGCCAAGGCCGGGGTGATAAAACAATTGGCCTTAGCTATGTCACTTTTATCGTTTTCTTTTGTCGTTTTTTACGGTGCTATCGGAGGACTCATCTATGTCCTTACAGTACATCATCGACGGATACAATCTCATAAATAA
- a CDS encoding recombinase family protein: MKIALYCRVSKNDESQDPGNQINPLRDYARALGGEITHEYVDMSSGSNGDRKEFLKMFDDADKRKFDLLLIWSLDRLSREGISNTLGYIERLRKNGVALRSLQESWVDTNDGPGEVMIAVLAWVAKQERKRIVERTKAGLERARKDGKRLGRPKGKKDSKPRRKSGYLLRYHKR, from the coding sequence ATGAAGATAGCACTATATTGCAGGGTATCGAAAAATGATGAATCACAGGACCCGGGTAATCAGATTAATCCCTTAAGAGACTATGCCCGGGCCCTCGGGGGAGAAATTACGCATGAGTATGTTGATATGTCTTCTGGCAGCAATGGCGATCGGAAAGAGTTTCTTAAGATGTTTGATGATGCAGATAAGCGAAAATTTGACCTGTTGCTTATTTGGTCGCTTGATAGGTTAAGTAGAGAGGGCATATCAAATACCCTTGGCTATATTGAGCGTCTTAGAAAGAACGGAGTTGCTTTAAGATCTCTGCAGGAATCGTGGGTTGATACGAATGATGGGCCCGGGGAAGTAATGATCGCAGTCCTTGCTTGGGTGGCGAAGCAAGAGAGAAAGCGGATCGTAGAGCGTACTAAAGCAGGCCTTGAGCGCGCAAGAAAAGACGGCAAAAGATTAGGTAGACCGAAAGGCAAGAAAGACAGTAAGCCAAGAAGGAAATCAGGTTATCTTTTGAGGTATCATAAAAGATAA
- a CDS encoding DUF488 domain-containing protein, producing the protein MIKVKRIYEQPAKDDGFRVLVDRLWPRGMSKEKARIDLWLKDIAPRDNLRKWFAHDPEKWAIFKQKYFNELSSKKTVIGEIMKRAKNGVTLLYAAKDDQYNNAQALKEYIEEN; encoded by the coding sequence ATGATTAAGGTCAAGCGAATTTATGAGCAGCCAGCCAAAGACGATGGTTTTAGGGTCTTGGTTGATCGTCTCTGGCCAAGGGGTATGAGTAAAGAGAAGGCAAGAATTGATCTTTGGTTAAAAGACATTGCTCCCAGAGATAACTTGAGAAAATGGTTTGCGCATGATCCAGAAAAATGGGCCATATTTAAGCAGAAGTATTTTAATGAGCTTAGCAGTAAGAAGACCGTTATTGGTGAAATCATGAAAAGAGCTAAAAACGGCGTTACACTATTATATGCGGCTAAAGACGATCAGTATAATAATGCGCAAGCGTTAAAAGAATACATTGAAGAAAATTAA
- a CDS encoding chloride channel protein — MRRRLKEETILFISVIKWVFLATLAGVVVGLSTTVFLKLLNWSARACSQYPYYFLLLPVAMFLSAVMVKYLAPDAEGHGTEKVIEAVHKHAGKIKAAVVPVKLLATIITIASGGSVGKEGPCAQIGAGISSIFADIFRFDDNERRKLVICGISAGFASVFGTPIAGAIFGVEVLFVGAILYDVLLPSFIAGIVSYHVSASLSVTYFHHPVLLAPVFSEWFFIKVVMAGIFFGLCSLILIETLKFGDSLSKKLQMWAPLKGLIGGVALIALTFIFSKRYLGLGLDTIEHSLSGVKTAWYAFPMKSIFTAITLSFGGSGGIVTPIFFVGSSAGTLFASLAGLDIATFAAIGLVGVLAGAANTPIAASIMAMELFGTGIAPYATVACIVSFLITGHRSVYPSQILSMKKSSSINVETGKAMENVLAEANPRQKSLTGTILKMIRIFRKVK; from the coding sequence ATGAGAAGAAGATTAAAAGAAGAAACTATTTTATTTATAAGTGTAATTAAATGGGTATTCCTGGCCACTCTTGCTGGTGTCGTAGTTGGTTTATCTACCACTGTATTTTTAAAACTCTTAAATTGGAGCGCAAGGGCTTGCTCGCAATATCCTTATTATTTTCTTCTATTGCCTGTGGCAATGTTTCTCAGTGCTGTAATGGTGAAATATTTAGCACCTGATGCTGAAGGGCATGGAACGGAGAAAGTGATCGAGGCGGTTCATAAGCATGCGGGTAAAATAAAAGCAGCAGTTGTTCCGGTTAAGCTGTTGGCTACTATAATTACAATAGCTTCGGGCGGTTCGGTTGGTAAAGAAGGACCGTGTGCTCAGATAGGCGCTGGCATCTCATCTATTTTTGCTGATATTTTTAGATTTGATGACAATGAGCGCAGGAAACTCGTCATATGCGGTATAAGCGCAGGCTTTGCTTCAGTATTCGGAACTCCTATAGCTGGCGCAATATTCGGTGTAGAGGTTCTTTTTGTCGGCGCTATTTTATATGATGTTCTTCTGCCCTCATTTATCGCAGGCATCGTTAGTTATCATGTATCAGCATCGCTTAGTGTAACATATTTTCATCATCCGGTACTTTTAGCTCCTGTCTTTAGCGAGTGGTTTTTCATTAAGGTCGTTATGGCCGGTATATTCTTCGGGCTTTGTTCGTTAATTCTCATTGAGACGTTAAAATTCGGAGATAGTCTATCTAAGAAGCTACAGATGTGGGCGCCACTAAAAGGGTTGATTGGCGGTGTTGCCTTAATAGCTCTTACATTCATATTTTCAAAGCGATATCTTGGGCTGGGGCTTGATACCATAGAACATTCTTTGAGCGGTGTTAAAACAGCCTGGTATGCTTTTCCTATGAAAAGTATTTTTACCGCCATTACACTCAGCTTTGGCGGGAGCGGAGGTATAGTTACACCTATTTTCTTCGTAGGATCTTCGGCTGGGACTCTATTTGCGTCGCTTGCAGGATTAGATATAGCCACTTTTGCAGCTATAGGCTTAGTGGGCGTTCTTGCCGGAGCAGCCAATACGCCAATCGCAGCAAGTATTATGGCTATGGAACTCTTCGGGACAGGCATAGCCCCTTATGCCACGGTAGCATGTATAGTAAGTTTCCTTATTACGGGTCATAGAAGTGTATACCCGTCACAAATCCTTTCCATGAAAAAATCTTCATCTATTAATGTGGAAACTGGAAAAGCGATGGAAAACGTGCTTGCAGAAGCTAATCCACGTCAGAAAAGCCTTACCGGGACCATATTAAAAATGATTAGAATATTTCGTAAAGTAAAATGA
- a CDS encoding helix-turn-helix domain-containing protein yields MENKTKLYTSEEAAKRLGITRQGLAYLVKEGKIKPVEHIESKYKFFSEEEIYKYLAEK; encoded by the coding sequence ATGGAAAATAAAACTAAATTGTATACATCAGAAGAAGCGGCCAAGAGGCTTGGCATTACTCGGCAGGGATTAGCTTATCTTGTAAAAGAAGGAAAGATTAAGCCAGTAGAGCATATTGAGAGTAAGTATAAATTTTTCTCGGAAGAAGAAATATATAAATATTTGGCAGAGAAGTAG